From a single Desulfovibrio legallii genomic region:
- a CDS encoding transposase, translating to ITEGFHRKMKLIQRRAYGFRNFENYRLRVRVLCC from the coding sequence ATTACAGAAGGTTTCCATCGAAAAATGAAGTTGATTCAACGGCGAGCGTATGGCTTCCGCAACTTCGAAAATTACCGCCTGCGGGTGCGCGTATTGTGCTGCTGA